Sequence from the Pseudomonas sp. LS.1a genome:
TGCCCTGGCCAGCACCCTCGAAGCCAAGGCTGAAGCCTTCGCGCAAATGATCAGCCACGAAATCGGCAAGCCGATCGCCCAGGCGCGCGGTGAAGTCAGCAAGTGCGTCGGCCTGTGCCGCTGGTACGCCGAGCACGGCCCGGCCATGCTCGCCCCCGAGCCGACCCAGGTCGAGAAAGCCCGCATCGAATACCGCCCGCTGGGCCCGATCCTGGCCGTGATGCCATGGAACTTCCCGGTCTGGCAGGTACTGCGCGGCGCCGTGCCGGCGATCCTGGCCGGCAACACCTACGTGCTCAAGCACGCGCCGAACGTGATGGGCAGCGCCTACCTGCTGGGCGAGCTGTTCAAGGATGCCGGCCTGCCGGAAGGCGTGTTCGAAGTGCTGAACGTGACCCCGGACGGCGTCACCCGCGCCATCAACGACCCGCGCATCGCCGCGGTGACCCTGACCGGCAGCGTGCGTGCCGGCATGGCGATTGGTGCACAAGCCGGCGCCGCGTTGAAGAAGTGCGTGCTGGAGCTGGGCGGTTCCGACCCGTTCATCGTGCTGGCCGATGCTGACCTGGACGCTGCCGTGAAGGCTGCGGTGATCGGCCGCTACCAGAACACCGGCCAGGTCTGCGCTGCGGCCAAGCGCCTGATCGTCGAGGAAAGCATCGTTGACGAATTCACCCGCAAGTTCGTTGAAGCGACCCGCGAGCTGAAGGTCGGCAACCCGCTGGAAGACAGCACCTACATCGGCCCGATGGCCCGTTACGACCTGCGCGACGAACTGGATGACCAGGTCCAGGCGACCATCGCCGAAGGCGCCACCCTGCTGCTGGGTGGCCACAAGGTCGATGGCGTGGCCAACTTCTACGCGCCGACTGTGTTGGCCAACGTTACCCCGGACATGACCGCATTCAAGCAGGAACTGTTCGGGCCGGTGGCAGCGATCATCAGCGCACGGGATGCAGACCATGCGGTGGAGCTGGCTAACGACAGCGAATTCGGCCTGGCTTCGACCATCTACACCGCCGACTACGCGCTGGCCGAGCGCATGACCGCGGCGCTGGATACCGGCGGCGTGTTCATCAACGGCTATTGCGCTTCCGACCCCCGCGTGGCGTTTGGTGGGGTGAAGAAGAGCGGCTTCGGGCGTGAGCTGTCGCACTTTGGTGTGCGTGAGTTCACCAATGCCCAGACGGTGTGGCTGGACCGTAACTGATCCGATGCTTAGGGGCCGCATTGCGGCCCTGTGGGAGCGGGTTTACCCGCTCCCACAGGGATTTTGAAGGGCTGAAAAAGCAGCCCCAGGGGCCTCAATCGCGAACCTGGTCCTTGACCCAGTCCAGCATCCCCCCCGGCACGATCAGTTCATGCCGCGCCCGCGAACAGGCGGTATACAACCCCGCCAGCATCCGCGCCCGCTCATTGCGGTTCCCCGCCACTTGCGGCGCCACCATCAGCTCCGGCGACACCATTACCCGGGCGAACTCCATGTTCTTCACATCCCGCACCCGCCCCAGGAACAGCTTGGGCGCCTTGTCCCAGCGGTAACGGCTCTTGGCCCTGGCGAAGTGCTCCGGCGTGTAGCCCTTGCGCAGCATGTTGGCCACGGCAACGAACGCCTTGTCATCACCCTTGTCCTGCTCCAGCGCCTGCCAGCTGGCATAGCGGAACAGCATCGGGTGACGTGGCCGGGTACCATGGCGGTACAGTTCGATGCAGTCTTCGACGAACAACTCGAAGTCCTTGCGCGCGCTTTTCAGCAGCACGAACGGCACGCCCTGGTGGGTCAGGCGCTGGAACCAGCCAAACAGGCCCCATTCATCGTCGACGATCAGCGCCGTAGGCTGTTCCGGCACGCTCACCGTGTCGAAGAAGCTGACCCGGGTGTAATGCTCGGCGCTGCCACTGAAGGCCGCCTGGATCGCCGCCGGGTGTGCCTGGATCAGCGGGTTGAGCACGTTGTCCATCGCCGGCCCGGCCCGCAGTGAATGGTCGATATAACGCTGGCGGATAAAGCCGCCATGGTGCGCGCTGAGACCGTTGAGGTTCTGCAGCTCGTCACCCAGGGCAATGATCGACTGCGGGCTGCGGTCGAGCACGGCAAGCATTGGTGCCGACAGCTCGTGGGCCTCATCGACGATGACATGGGTGTAGCGGCTGTCGATCACATAACCGGTCAGCGACAGCAGTTTGACCCGATGGTAGTCGCGCACCGGCAACTGGATTTCCCGTGCCGACGGGCGAATCAGCTCCTGCCAGTACAACCGTGCCTTTTCCAGCAACACTTCCTGGTCCAGCGGCGTGGTCCCCGGCCCGGCCCAAGGCAGGTGGTGCAACTGCAACTGGGTGTCGGCGCTGTGGCAGAACGTACGCACCGCGCGGATGCACAAGGCAACCACATCGCGTGCGGCGAGCGGGCCTATGTCAGGGATGGCCAGCCAACGTACCACCTGCGCATCCTGCGGGCGCCACGACAGCTTGGTACGGTACGGGTCGCGCAGGCGCCAGCCGTTGCCGGTGAGGTCGCGGTTGAGCAGCTCGTCGGCCAGTTGGCCAAAGGTCAGCGCGGTGTAGGCGGCGGCGTCCTTGACCCGTGCCTGCAGGGCGCGCAACTGGCCTTCGGTCAAGGCCAGCAACAGCGTACGCTGCGGCTCGAGCAGGCGGGCGAACTGGTGAATCAGGAAGGTCTTGCCGGTGCCTGCAAAGCCCTGTACCGCCACCGACTCGTCGATACCACTGAGGAATTCGCGCAACAGGCGGTTCTGCTGGTCGCTGAGCATCAGGTCGCTGGCCAGGGACGGCAG
This genomic interval carries:
- a CDS encoding aldehyde dehydrogenase family protein — translated: MSAISSLTHAISLDPYSGEQIGAYPFDTDAALEAALQRAKVGYRQWRQVSLGQRSEYLLALASTLEAKAEAFAQMISHEIGKPIAQARGEVSKCVGLCRWYAEHGPAMLAPEPTQVEKARIEYRPLGPILAVMPWNFPVWQVLRGAVPAILAGNTYVLKHAPNVMGSAYLLGELFKDAGLPEGVFEVLNVTPDGVTRAINDPRIAAVTLTGSVRAGMAIGAQAGAALKKCVLELGGSDPFIVLADADLDAAVKAAVIGRYQNTGQVCAAAKRLIVEESIVDEFTRKFVEATRELKVGNPLEDSTYIGPMARYDLRDELDDQVQATIAEGATLLLGGHKVDGVANFYAPTVLANVTPDMTAFKQELFGPVAAIISARDADHAVELANDSEFGLASTIYTADYALAERMTAALDTGGVFINGYCASDPRVAFGGVKKSGFGRELSHFGVREFTNAQTVWLDRN
- a CDS encoding AAA family ATPase; amino-acid sequence: MFYLPLPSDQADRLASEPTTDFFTTASVLDAAAVLFVQNLPRQPAIASADAQERRFAEIVRIANEVESAAPGRFQGQVAQHFDREAFAMGLGMLGENGIALLSTEVEYQADELLDAEGQWNFQFADSYRQRATPLHPVYLPSLASDLMLSDQQNRLLREFLSGIDESVAVQGFAGTGKTFLIHQFARLLEPQRTLLLALTEGQLRALQARVKDAAAYTALTFGQLADELLNRDLTGNGWRLRDPYRTKLSWRPQDAQVVRWLAIPDIGPLAARDVVALCIRAVRTFCHSADTQLQLHHLPWAGPGTTPLDQEVLLEKARLYWQELIRPSAREIQLPVRDYHRVKLLSLTGYVIDSRYTHVIVDEAHELSAPMLAVLDRSPQSIIALGDELQNLNGLSAHHGGFIRQRYIDHSLRAGPAMDNVLNPLIQAHPAAIQAAFSGSAEHYTRVSFFDTVSVPEQPTALIVDDEWGLFGWFQRLTHQGVPFVLLKSARKDFELFVEDCIELYRHGTRPRHPMLFRYASWQALEQDKGDDKAFVAVANMLRKGYTPEHFARAKSRYRWDKAPKLFLGRVRDVKNMEFARVMVSPELMVAPQVAGNRNERARMLAGLYTACSRARHELIVPGGMLDWVKDQVRD